From the Nitrospirae bacterium YQR-1 genome, one window contains:
- the hflX gene encoding GTPase HflX: protein MYDLERIYRRKVPPNEILTVDLGRYLAEISSELNRQVGVTVERGGSIVHVIAGDASSVFIPEMPNYPLGRKFLRGLRFIHTHLKNEPLSKDDLTDLALLRFDYMVALGIKDGLPDKFYGAHLVPHNTGVMYDVGEAVSFYNLELDFSAFIRALEDEMQKGRSQTDTSAVEQAILVSVSPLPRYEIEESMDELRELCHSCSIVVIDTVIQRSKDINPRYLLGMGKLKELIIDALNKGATVLVFDQDLSPSQGKAVADMTELKVIDRSQLILDIFARRAHSRDGKVQVELAQLKYRLPRLTGKGTAMSRLAGGIGGRGPGEMKLEIDRRRVRERITLLTKELEKLSLARTQRKQRRAQSALPIISIVGYTNAGKSTLLNNLTKSSTFTEDKMFATLDTASRLLRFPRQRNVIMTDTVGFIRDLPQDLVAAFKSTLEELEDADLLLHLVDISNPHFEKHIASVEKTLLELNLSSKDTLLVFNKTDRVPQDVVKNLMRRFGATAVSAIDNTTFEPLLRALEEEIFLKTAKKLLYCEV from the coding sequence TTGTATGACCTGGAAAGAATTTACAGAAGGAAAGTTCCTCCCAATGAGATATTAACGGTGGACCTTGGCCGTTATTTGGCGGAGATTTCATCAGAGCTAAACCGGCAGGTAGGGGTCACTGTAGAAAGAGGGGGCTCAATTGTGCACGTTATTGCAGGGGATGCCTCATCGGTGTTTATACCGGAGATGCCGAATTATCCGCTGGGTAGAAAGTTCTTAAGAGGGCTCAGGTTTATACATACACATCTTAAAAACGAGCCCCTTAGCAAAGATGATCTGACAGACCTTGCCCTGCTGCGCTTTGACTACATGGTGGCACTGGGCATTAAGGACGGCCTTCCCGATAAGTTCTATGGCGCTCATCTTGTTCCGCATAATACAGGCGTTATGTATGATGTCGGGGAGGCGGTTAGTTTTTATAATTTGGAGCTGGACTTTTCGGCTTTCATAAGAGCACTTGAGGATGAAATGCAAAAAGGGCGCTCACAGACTGATACCTCTGCGGTGGAGCAGGCAATCCTTGTAAGCGTATCGCCGCTGCCACGTTATGAAATTGAGGAGTCTATGGATGAACTCCGTGAACTATGCCACTCTTGCAGCATAGTTGTCATAGATACGGTAATTCAACGTTCAAAGGACATTAACCCACGGTACCTGCTTGGAATGGGTAAGCTTAAGGAATTAATCATCGATGCACTTAACAAAGGTGCCACGGTATTAGTGTTTGATCAGGATTTAAGCCCGTCTCAGGGTAAGGCTGTGGCAGATATGACGGAGCTTAAGGTAATAGACCGCAGCCAGTTGATTCTGGATATATTTGCGCGGCGCGCCCACAGCCGTGACGGCAAGGTGCAGGTGGAGCTGGCACAACTGAAGTACCGTCTCCCGCGGCTTACCGGTAAGGGCACTGCAATGTCGCGTCTTGCGGGAGGTATAGGAGGGCGCGGCCCGGGTGAGATGAAACTAGAGATAGACAGAAGGCGCGTACGAGAGCGTATTACACTTTTAACAAAAGAACTTGAGAAACTCTCACTTGCCCGCACTCAGAGAAAACAACGGAGGGCACAAAGCGCACTACCTATTATCTCCATAGTCGGCTACACCAATGCAGGGAAATCAACACTACTGAATAACCTTACAAAAAGCAGCACATTTACGGAAGACAAAATGTTTGCAACACTGGATACAGCAAGCAGACTACTGCGTTTCCCACGCCAAAGGAATGTGATTATGACAGACACGGTAGGATTTATAAGAGATTTACCACAAGACCTTGTGGCTGCCTTTAAGTCAACACTTGAGGAGCTTGAGGATGCCGATTTGCTGCTTCACCTTGTGGATATTTCCAACCCGCATTTTGAAAAGCATATAGCCTCAGTTGAGAAAACCCTGCTGGAGCTTAATCTGTCATCTAAGGATACACTTTTGGTTTTTAATAAAACAGACAGAGTGCCGCAGGATGTGGTG
- the ilvD gene encoding dihydroxy-acid dehydratase, whose amino-acid sequence MRSDQIKKGVERAPHRSLLYATGIPGSEMDKPFIGVATSFTDIIPGHTGMRDMERFIEKGVHTGGGYPFFFGVPGICDGIAMGHRGMHYSLPSRELIADIIEAVAGAHQLDGLVLLTNCDKITPGMLMAAARLNIPSIVVTAGPMHSGRLKGKRLSLVNDTFEAVGKHKKGLINDSELQALEMCACPGTGSCQGMYTANTMACVTEAIGMSIPFTATALAISAEKRRIAFESGARITELVKRNITPRKIMTLKAFENAIRVDTALGGSTNTVLHIPAIAHEAGVKLPLEIFNTISKTTPHIANMLPGGTNYLEDLHYAGGIPAVIKRLGHLMHDLPTVSGKRISDIIREASIEDEEVIRPLDKVHHKEGGIAILKGNLAPGGAVVKQSAIIEKMMIFEGTARVYDSEEEAMSAILDGKITHGDVVVIRYEGPKGGPGMREMLSSTATIAGMGLSESVALITDGRFSGGTRGPCIGHISPEAMEGGTIAIVENGDKIKIDIPKRSIELIVDAAEIKQRLKRWKPPEPKITTGYLLRYAQMVTSAGTGAVMEGATRKRK is encoded by the coding sequence GTGAGAAGCGATCAGATAAAGAAGGGGGTAGAGCGGGCGCCTCACAGGAGCCTTCTGTACGCAACGGGAATACCGGGGTCTGAAATGGATAAGCCGTTTATAGGGGTTGCCACAAGTTTTACAGACATAATTCCCGGCCATACGGGAATGAGAGACATGGAGAGGTTTATAGAAAAAGGGGTTCACACCGGAGGCGGGTATCCCTTTTTCTTTGGAGTACCCGGCATATGTGACGGGATAGCTATGGGGCACAGGGGGATGCACTATTCACTTCCTTCGAGGGAACTGATAGCGGATATTATAGAGGCCGTAGCCGGTGCTCATCAACTGGACGGCTTAGTGCTGCTGACCAACTGTGACAAGATAACTCCCGGGATGCTTATGGCGGCAGCCCGTTTGAATATTCCATCCATAGTGGTAACAGCCGGCCCCATGCACTCAGGCCGTCTCAAGGGTAAACGCCTGTCGCTTGTAAATGATACTTTTGAGGCTGTAGGGAAACACAAAAAGGGTTTGATAAACGACTCGGAGCTGCAAGCCCTGGAGATGTGCGCCTGTCCGGGGACAGGCTCGTGTCAGGGCATGTATACTGCAAACACAATGGCCTGCGTGACTGAGGCTATAGGGATGAGCATACCGTTTACAGCCACAGCGCTGGCCATATCAGCGGAGAAACGGCGAATAGCTTTTGAAAGTGGAGCACGCATAACCGAGCTTGTTAAAAGAAACATTACACCTCGTAAGATAATGACTCTGAAGGCATTTGAAAATGCTATCAGGGTGGATACAGCTCTTGGCGGTTCAACCAACACAGTACTTCACATACCTGCCATAGCTCATGAGGCCGGAGTGAAGCTGCCACTTGAGATTTTTAATACCATAAGTAAGACAACTCCACACATAGCAAACATGCTTCCCGGGGGCACCAACTACCTTGAGGACTTGCACTATGCCGGCGGGATTCCAGCAGTGATTAAGCGCCTGGGGCATCTCATGCATGACCTGCCCACGGTCTCCGGTAAGCGCATAAGCGATATAATCCGTGAGGCCTCCATAGAGGATGAGGAAGTTATAAGACCGTTGGATAAGGTACACCATAAAGAGGGCGGAATAGCTATCTTAAAGGGTAATCTTGCTCCGGGCGGCGCTGTTGTTAAGCAGTCGGCAATAATAGAAAAGATGATGATATTTGAAGGCACGGCACGGGTGTATGACTCTGAGGAGGAGGCTATGAGCGCCATACTTGACGGGAAAATCACCCATGGCGATGTTGTGGTCATACGGTATGAGGGACCAAAGGGAGGCCCTGGGATGCGTGAGATGCTCTCCTCCACGGCAACCATAGCCGGAATGGGACTCAGTGAATCCGTAGCCCTTATTACAGACGGGAGGTTTTCAGGCGGCACACGAGGCCCTTGCATCGGGCACATATCACCTGAGGCGATGGAGGGCGGCACAATAGCAATAGTTGAAAACGGTGATAAGATTAAGATTGATATCCCAAAGCGCAGTATTGAGCTCATTGTTGATGCTGCCGAGATAAAACAGAGACTTAAAAGGTGGAAGCCCCCTGAGCCCAAAATCACCACCGGCTATTTGTTAAGATATGCACAGATGGTGACATCAGCAGGCACAGGCGCCGTTATGGAGGGCGCTACACGCAAACGGAAATAA